One window from the genome of Cucumis melo cultivar AY chromosome 12, USDA_Cmelo_AY_1.0, whole genome shotgun sequence encodes:
- the LOC103486971 gene encoding uncharacterized protein LOC103486971 isoform X3, with product MASKKKQSEGIALLSMYNDEDDEMEDVEDLEEEEEDGELHPQQMQEEGGEEDYAGVRVAEEELVANSDRMIISDSANDSTPPVASENLTPDKLKYGSSTPQPPQVVVSSSPMVLQTGQLDNSGRRRGTLAIVDYGHDEAAMSPEAEDGEIEESGRVTFGDELLGTNGDFDRTSPGTVTISTSNNLSTPQISESPHSGSMNNGMPESETEKVEETVEEEKKDIDPLDKFLPPPPKEKCSEDLQRKINKFLEYKKAGKSFNAEVRNRKDYRNPDFLLHAVRYQDIDQIGSCFSKEVFDPHGYDKSDYYTEIEADMKREMERKELERKKSPKMEFVSGGTQPGGTVVTAPKINIPFSGVSAITSSGLHSAAPASDAIPRDGRQNKKSKWDKVDGDRRNPVISGGSDAASAHAALLSAANVGSGYMAFAW from the exons ATGGCATCCAAGAAGAAACAATCTGAAGGAATAGCTTTACTCTCGATGTACAATGATGAGGATGATGAAATGGAAGACGTTGAAGAcctagaagaagaagaagaagatggtgaGCTCCATCCGCAACAGATGCAAGAAGAGGGAGGAGAGGAAGATTATGCTGGAGTTAGGGTTGCAGAAGAAGAGTTGGTTGCAAACAGTGATAGAATGATTATCAGTGATTCTGCTAATGATTCGACGCCACCGGTTGCTAGTGAAAATTTGACTCCAGATAAGCTCAAATACGGGTCATCCACACCGCAGCCACCCCAGGTTGTGGTTTCATCGTCGCCAATGGTATTACAGACTGGGCAATTAGATAATTCTGGTAGGAGAAGGGGGACACTTGCGATAGTTGATTACGGTCATGATGAAGCCGCAATGTCTCCTGAGGCTGAG GATGGAGAAATTGAGGAATCTGGTCGTGTCACATTTGGTGACGAGCTTTTAGGCACTAATG GTGATTTTGATAGAACATCTCCCGGAACTGTAACGATCTCAACATCAAACAATCTATCCACTCCTCAAATTTCTGAATCGCCACATTCTGGTTCAATGAACAATGGGATGCCAGAATCTGAAACTGAAAAAGTTGAGGAAACtgttgaagaagagaaaaaagatattgatccctTGGACAAGTTTCTTCCTCCTCCACCAAAAGAAAAATGCTCAGAGGATCTGCAA AGGAAAATCAATAAGTTTCTCGAGTATAAGAAAGCTGGAAAAAGCTTCAATGCAGAAGTACGGAATAGGAAGGACTACCGGAATCCAGATTTCTTGTTACATGCTGTGAGGTATCAAGATATTGACCAGATTGGGTCTTGCTTCAGTAAGGAAGTGTTTGACCCTCATGGATATGATAAAAGTGACTACTATACGGAAATAG AGGCCGACATGAAACGTGAGATGGAGAGGAAGGAGCTGGAAAGGAAGAAAAGTCCGAAGATGGAGTTTGTTTCAGGAGGAACCCAACCTGGTGGTACAGTTGTTACTGCTCCTAAAATAAATATACCTTTTTCAG GTGTTTCAGCTATCACAAGTAGTGGATTGCATTCAGCAGCTCCTGCATCTGATGCCATTCCTAGGGATggaagacaaaacaaaaaatcaaaatggGATAAG GTAGATGGAGATAGAAGGAATCCAGTAATTTCTGGCGGGTCAGATGCAGCTAGTGCCCATGCAGCTTTACTATCTGCTGCTAATGTTGGCTCTGGATACATGGCTTTTGC GTGGTGA
- the LOC103486971 gene encoding uncharacterized protein LOC103486971 isoform X1 yields the protein MASKKKQSEGIALLSMYNDEDDEMEDVEDLEEEEEDGELHPQQMQEEGGEEDYAGVRVAEEELVANSDRMIISDSANDSTPPVASENLTPDKLKYGSSTPQPPQVVVSSSPMVLQTGQLDNSGRRRGTLAIVDYGHDEAAMSPEAEDGEIEESGRVTFGDELLGTNGDFDRTSPGTVTISTSNNLSTPQISESPHSGSMNNGMPESETEKVEETVEEEKKDIDPLDKFLPPPPKEKCSEDLQRKINKFLEYKKAGKSFNAEVRNRKDYRNPDFLLHAVRYQDIDQIGSCFSKEVFDPHGYDKSDYYTEIEADMKREMERKELERKKSPKMEFVSGGTQPGGTVVTAPKINIPFSGVSAITSSGLHSAAPASDAIPRDGRQNKKSKWDKVDGDRRNPVISGGSDAASAHAALLSAANVGSGYMAFAQQRRREAEEKRSSERKLDRRS from the exons ATGGCATCCAAGAAGAAACAATCTGAAGGAATAGCTTTACTCTCGATGTACAATGATGAGGATGATGAAATGGAAGACGTTGAAGAcctagaagaagaagaagaagatggtgaGCTCCATCCGCAACAGATGCAAGAAGAGGGAGGAGAGGAAGATTATGCTGGAGTTAGGGTTGCAGAAGAAGAGTTGGTTGCAAACAGTGATAGAATGATTATCAGTGATTCTGCTAATGATTCGACGCCACCGGTTGCTAGTGAAAATTTGACTCCAGATAAGCTCAAATACGGGTCATCCACACCGCAGCCACCCCAGGTTGTGGTTTCATCGTCGCCAATGGTATTACAGACTGGGCAATTAGATAATTCTGGTAGGAGAAGGGGGACACTTGCGATAGTTGATTACGGTCATGATGAAGCCGCAATGTCTCCTGAGGCTGAG GATGGAGAAATTGAGGAATCTGGTCGTGTCACATTTGGTGACGAGCTTTTAGGCACTAATG GTGATTTTGATAGAACATCTCCCGGAACTGTAACGATCTCAACATCAAACAATCTATCCACTCCTCAAATTTCTGAATCGCCACATTCTGGTTCAATGAACAATGGGATGCCAGAATCTGAAACTGAAAAAGTTGAGGAAACtgttgaagaagagaaaaaagatattgatccctTGGACAAGTTTCTTCCTCCTCCACCAAAAGAAAAATGCTCAGAGGATCTGCAA AGGAAAATCAATAAGTTTCTCGAGTATAAGAAAGCTGGAAAAAGCTTCAATGCAGAAGTACGGAATAGGAAGGACTACCGGAATCCAGATTTCTTGTTACATGCTGTGAGGTATCAAGATATTGACCAGATTGGGTCTTGCTTCAGTAAGGAAGTGTTTGACCCTCATGGATATGATAAAAGTGACTACTATACGGAAATAG AGGCCGACATGAAACGTGAGATGGAGAGGAAGGAGCTGGAAAGGAAGAAAAGTCCGAAGATGGAGTTTGTTTCAGGAGGAACCCAACCTGGTGGTACAGTTGTTACTGCTCCTAAAATAAATATACCTTTTTCAG GTGTTTCAGCTATCACAAGTAGTGGATTGCATTCAGCAGCTCCTGCATCTGATGCCATTCCTAGGGATggaagacaaaacaaaaaatcaaaatggGATAAG GTAGATGGAGATAGAAGGAATCCAGTAATTTCTGGCGGGTCAGATGCAGCTAGTGCCCATGCAGCTTTACTATCTGCTGCTAATGTTGGCTCTGGATACATGGCTTTTGC GCAACAAAGACGGCGAGAGGCTGAAGAAAAAAGATCCAGCGAGAGGAAATTGGATAGAAGATCATAA
- the LOC103489326 gene encoding calmodulin-binding receptor kinase CaMRLK codes for MATFCFCRILILMALLVSSSFVVSACNSSDTQFVSRAFHSVSSFNLSWILHTSVNSTNCSVQHIILPSKNLTGIVSWRFLRNLTHLRSIDLSRNSLEGFVPNWFWGIPTLVHLDLSHNRFGGTVGFKLSNSSRGFPSSSIRALNLSNNRFSNTVRLTGFSRLEILDLSRNNLRNLPFGLEKLSNLTHLDVSRCNISGNLKPISVLHSLEYLDVSDNSMTGNFPSDFPLLNGLKFLNVSLNKFKGVINSESYKKFGKSAFVQTGITLLQIKTNSGNRGIPNPPQSSKHPHHNNTIQSHIPNKEPARKAKPKSKTKALILALSFGAAGLFLVSVVLAIWRRKRMMKRKTKWAISTPIQVQFKMEKSGPFAFETESGSSWIADIREPSSASVVMFEKPLINLTFKDLIAATSHFGKESLLAEGRCGPVYRAVLPGDIHVAIKVLESARTVARDEAVAMFEDLSALKHSNLLPLFGYCIAGKEKLVLYEFMSNGDLHRWLHELPTGEPNVEDWSTDTWEINNNTVNGSHFSLPEKLGWATRHRIAVGIARGLAYLHHAGSKPIVHGHLVTSNILLADDFEARIGGFGLRHVGGKNGEDGVEKDVYCFGVVLMELLTGMPGSANTVVGVRKMVRDGKALEVIDQRLRLGGAESEMVESLRVAYLCTAETAVKRPTMQQVLGLLKDIHPTHTQTELV; via the exons ATGGCCACTTTTTGTTTTTGCAGGATTCTGATTCTCATGGCGCTGCTGGTATCTTCTTCTTTTGTAGTCTCTGCTTGCAACTCTTCAGATACCCAATTCGTTTCCAGGGCTTTCCACTCTGTTTCCTCCTTCAATCTCTCATGGATTCTTCATACCTCTGTTAATTCCACCAACTGTTCCGTTCAACACATTATTCTGCCCTCCAAGAATCTCACCGGAATTGTTTCTTGGAGATTCTTAAGAAATTTGACTCACTTACGCTCTATTGATCTCTCCAGAAACTCACTGGAAGGCTTTGTTCCGAATTGGTTCTGGGGAATCCCCACTTTGGTTCATCTTGATCTTTCGCATAATCGATTTGGAGGAACTGTTGGGTTTAAGTTATCTAATTCTAGTCGCGGATTTCCTTCTTCTTCGATTCGGGCTCTTAATCTTTCCAACAATAGATTCTCTAATACGGTTCGACTCACTGGTTTTTCGCGGTTGGAAATATTGGATCTCTCGAGGAATAATCTGCGGAATCTGCCATTTGGGTTGGAGAAGCTTTCTAATTTGACGCACTTGGATGTTTCGAGGTGTAATATTTCTGGGAATTTGAAGCCTATCTCTGTTCTTCATTCGCTTGAGTATTTAGATGTGTCGGATAACTCCATGACCGGTAATTTTCCGTCGGattttcctctgcttaatggattaAAGTTCTTGAATGTTTCATTAAACAAGTTTAAGGGAGTGATTAACTCCGAAAGCTACAAGAAATTTGGGAAATCAGCATTTGTTCAAACTGGGATTACTCTACTTCAAATCAAAACAAATTCCGGAAACAGAGGTATCCCAAATCCTCCACAATCATCAAAACATCCTCATCACAACAATACCATTCAATCTCACATACCCAATAAAGAACCAGCCAGAAAAGCTAAACCCAAATCGAAAACGAAGGCTCTGATTCTTGCCCTGTCGTTTGGGGCAGCAGGTTTGTTTTTAGTATCGGTCGTTTTAGCGATATGGAGACGAAAAAGAATGATGAAGCGAAAAACCAAATGGGCAATCTCCACGCCAATCCAAGTCCAATTCAAGATGGAGAAATCTGGACCGTTCGCCTTCGAGACCGAGTCAGGATCCTCATGGATCGCAGACATCAGAGAACCATCTTCAGCTTCAGTGGTGATGTTCGAGAAGCCGTTGATTAACCTCACCTTCAAGGATCTGATTGCTGCCACGTCGCATTTCGGTAAAGAGTCCCTTCTTGCAGAGGGAAGGTGCGGGCCCGTTTACAGAGCTGTTCTTCCCGGAGATATCCACGTGGCGATTAAGGTCCTTGAATCCGCTAGAACCGTTGCTCGTGATGAAGCTGTAGCCATGTTCGAGGACCTTTCCGCACTGAAGCATTCCAATTTGTTACCGCTTTTTGGTTACTGCATTGCAG GTAAAGAGAAATTAGTATTGTACGAATTCATGTCCAACGGTGATCTCCACCGGTGGCTTCACGAGCTTCCGACCGGCGAACCCAACGTCGAGGATTGGAGCACCGACACATGGGAAATCAACAACAATACCGTTAATGGGTCCCATTTTTCGTTACCGGAGAAGTTAGGATGGGCAACGCGCCACCGCATTGCAGTGGGGATAGCGCGTGGATTGGCGTATCTTCACCACGCCGGATCGAAACCGATTGTTCATGGGCATTTGGTGACGTCAAACATTTTACTGGCGGATGATTTCGAGGCTCGAATCGGGGGATTTGGATTACGACATGTCGGGGGGAAGAACGGCGAAGATGGGGTGGAGAAAGATGTGTATTGTTTTGGTGTGGTGTTGATGGAGCTTTTAACGGGGATGCCCGGCAGTGCCAACACGGTGGTGGGAGTGAGAAAAATGGTTAGGGATGGAAAAGCTTTAGAGGTGATTGACCAGAGATTGCGACTCGGCGGCGCTGAATCGGAGATGGTGGAGAGCCTCCGTGTGGCGTATCTATGTACGGCGGAGACGGCGGTGAAAAGACCGACAATGCAACAAGTCCTAGGGCTGCTCAAGGACATTCATCCCACACACACCCAAACCGAACTCGTGTGA
- the LOC103486971 gene encoding uncharacterized protein LOC103486971 isoform X2 has protein sequence MASKKKQSEGIALLSMYNDEDDEMEDVEDLEEEEEDGELHPQQMQEEGGEEDYAGVRVAEEELVANSDRMIISDSANDSTPPVASENLTPDKLKYGSSTPQPPQVVVSSSPMVLQTGQLDNSGRRRGTLAIVDYGHDEAAMSPEAEDGEIEESGRVTFGDELLGTNGDFDRTSPGTVTISTSNNLSTPQISESPHSGSMNNGMPESETEKVEETVEEEKKDIDPLDKFLPPPPKEKCSEDLQRKINKFLEYKKAGKSFNAEVRNRKDYRNPDFLLHAVRYQDIDQIGSCFSKEVFDPHGYDKSDYYTEIEADMKREMERKELERKKSPKMEFVSGGTQPGGTVVTAPKINIPFSGVSAITSSGLHSAAPASDAIPRDGRQNKKSKWDKVDGDRRNPVISGGSDAASAHAALLSAANVGSGYMAFAGKSGKQIAPDRRRRLLFLW, from the exons ATGGCATCCAAGAAGAAACAATCTGAAGGAATAGCTTTACTCTCGATGTACAATGATGAGGATGATGAAATGGAAGACGTTGAAGAcctagaagaagaagaagaagatggtgaGCTCCATCCGCAACAGATGCAAGAAGAGGGAGGAGAGGAAGATTATGCTGGAGTTAGGGTTGCAGAAGAAGAGTTGGTTGCAAACAGTGATAGAATGATTATCAGTGATTCTGCTAATGATTCGACGCCACCGGTTGCTAGTGAAAATTTGACTCCAGATAAGCTCAAATACGGGTCATCCACACCGCAGCCACCCCAGGTTGTGGTTTCATCGTCGCCAATGGTATTACAGACTGGGCAATTAGATAATTCTGGTAGGAGAAGGGGGACACTTGCGATAGTTGATTACGGTCATGATGAAGCCGCAATGTCTCCTGAGGCTGAG GATGGAGAAATTGAGGAATCTGGTCGTGTCACATTTGGTGACGAGCTTTTAGGCACTAATG GTGATTTTGATAGAACATCTCCCGGAACTGTAACGATCTCAACATCAAACAATCTATCCACTCCTCAAATTTCTGAATCGCCACATTCTGGTTCAATGAACAATGGGATGCCAGAATCTGAAACTGAAAAAGTTGAGGAAACtgttgaagaagagaaaaaagatattgatccctTGGACAAGTTTCTTCCTCCTCCACCAAAAGAAAAATGCTCAGAGGATCTGCAA AGGAAAATCAATAAGTTTCTCGAGTATAAGAAAGCTGGAAAAAGCTTCAATGCAGAAGTACGGAATAGGAAGGACTACCGGAATCCAGATTTCTTGTTACATGCTGTGAGGTATCAAGATATTGACCAGATTGGGTCTTGCTTCAGTAAGGAAGTGTTTGACCCTCATGGATATGATAAAAGTGACTACTATACGGAAATAG AGGCCGACATGAAACGTGAGATGGAGAGGAAGGAGCTGGAAAGGAAGAAAAGTCCGAAGATGGAGTTTGTTTCAGGAGGAACCCAACCTGGTGGTACAGTTGTTACTGCTCCTAAAATAAATATACCTTTTTCAG GTGTTTCAGCTATCACAAGTAGTGGATTGCATTCAGCAGCTCCTGCATCTGATGCCATTCCTAGGGATggaagacaaaacaaaaaatcaaaatggGATAAG GTAGATGGAGATAGAAGGAATCCAGTAATTTCTGGCGGGTCAGATGCAGCTAGTGCCCATGCAGCTTTACTATCTGCTGCTAATGTTGGCTCTGGATACATGGCTTTTGC GGGGAAAAGTGGAAAACAAATTGCACCAGACCGAAGGAGGAGGCTCCTTTTTCT GTGGTGA
- the LOC103487006 gene encoding nucleobase-ascorbate transporter 2, which yields MEAPKPEEISHPPMDQLQGLEYCIDSNPSWGEAIALGFQHYILALGTAVMIPSFLVPLMGGDDGDKVRVVQTLLFVEGINTLLQTLFGTRLPTVIGGSYAFMVPIISIIHDSSLSRIEDPHLRFLNTMRAVQGALIVSSSIQIILGYSQLWAICSRFFSPLGMVPVIALVGFGLFDRGFPVVGRCVEIGVPMLILFIAFSQYLKGFHTRQLPILERFALLITVTVIWAYAHLLTASGAYKHRPELTQMNCRTDRANLISSAPWIKIPYPLQWGAPTFNAGHAFGMMAAVLVSLVESTGAFKAASRLASATPPPAHVLSRGIGWQGIGILLSGLFGTLSGSTVSIENVGLLGSTRVGSRRVIQISAGFMIFFSILGKFGALFASIPFTIFAAVYCVLFGLVASVGLSFLQFTNMNSMRNLFITGVALYLGLSVPDYFREYTAKAFHGPAHTNAGWFNDFLNTIFFSPPTVALIVAVFLDNTLDYKDSARDRGMPWWVKFRTFKGDSRNEEFYTLPFNLNRFFPPS from the exons ATGGAAGCTCCAAAACCAGAGGAGATTAGCCATCCACCAATGGATCAACTTCAGGGCTTGGAGTACTGTATTGATTCTAACCCATCTTGGG GGGAAGCAATTGCTTTGGGTTTTCAGCACTACATTCTGGCGTTGGGTACTGCTGTGATGATTCCTTCTTTCCTTGTTCCTTTGATGGGAGGCGATGAT GGTGATAAAGTGAGAGTTGTACAGACTCTACTTTTTGTTGAAGGGATCAATACGCTTCTACAAACTCTGTTTGGAACAAGATTGCCTACTGTTATCGGAGGTTCTTATGCCTTTATGGTTCCGATTATTTCAATCATTCACGACTCATCTTTATCCAGAATCGAGGACCCCCATTTG AGATTTCTGAACACAATGAGAGCAGTTCAAGGAGCTCTAATTGTATCATCAAGCATACAGATTATCTTGGGATACAGTCAGTTGTGGGCTATTTGTTCGAG GTTCTTCAGTCCTCTTGGAATGGTCCCTGTGATTGCACTAGTAGGCTTTGGTCTGTTTGACAGAGGCTTCCCAGTG GTTGGAAGATGTGTGGAAATTGGCGTTCCAATGCTTATACTTTTCATAGCCTTCTCACAG TATCTCAAAGGTTTTCATACCAGGCAACTGCCTATACTCGAACGGTTCGCTCTTCTTATAACAGTCACTGTGATATGGGCATATGCACACCTATTGACAGCCAGTGGTGCTTACAAACATAGACCGGAATTAACTCAAATGAATTGTCGAACTGACAGAGCCAACCTCATATCATCTGCTCCATG GATTAAGATTCCATACCCTCTTCAGTGGGGTGCTCCAACTTTCAATGCTGGTCATGCTTTTGGGATGATGGCTGCAGTTCTGGTATCTTTGGTTGAG TCAACCGGAGCGTTTAAGGCAGCATCGCGTTTAGCGAGTGCAACCCCTCCTCCAGCTCATGTTCTAAGCCGAGGAATTGGTTGGCAGGGGATTGGGATTCTTCTGAGTGGTCTATTTGGGACACTATCTGGATCAACTGTATCAAT AGAAAACGTAGGGCTGCTCGGTAGCACCCGTGTCGGTAGCCGCAGGGTTATCCAGATTTCAGCTGGATTTATGATATTCTTCTCAATTCTAG GGAAATTTGGGGCATTGTTTGCTTCAATACCCTTCACCATATTTGCAGCTGTATATTGTGTCTTGTTTGGTCTTGTTG CCTCTGTAGGGTTGTCATTTTTGCAATTTACCAACATGAATTCAATGAGGAATCTCTTCATTACTGGGGTAGCGTTGTACTTAGGTTTGTCTGTGCCTGATTATTTTAGGGAGTACACTGCAAAGGCCTTTCATGGTCCTGCTCACACAAACGCTGGATGG TTCAATGACTTCCTCAACACTATCTTCTTCTCGCCACCAACAGTAGCCCTCATTGTTGCGGTTTTCTTGGATAACACACTAGATTATAAAGACAGTGCTAGAGACAGGGGAATGCCATGGTGGGTTAAGTTCAGGACGTTTAAGGGAGACAGCAGGAATGAAGAGTTTTACACTCTTCCATTTAACCTAAATCGTTTCTTCCCTCCATCTTGA